The proteins below are encoded in one region of Methanobacterium aggregans:
- a CDS encoding GyrI-like domain-containing protein: MKIEVKEVPQKHVAYIFHKGSFENIPELMGEVVGWVMSKGLQITEPPFGVYYTSPQDVSPEEMKFEVGIPFAGEAEAEGKIRVKNVKPHKVISVMHKGPYSEVSKVYAAVMEYAVKEQYEPAGAPVEIYLNSPQEVPEEDLLTEIQFPVIKR, encoded by the coding sequence ATGAAAATCGAGGTTAAGGAAGTTCCCCAGAAACATGTGGCTTACATATTCCACAAGGGTTCTTTTGAGAATATTCCTGAGTTAATGGGTGAAGTTGTTGGTTGGGTTATGAGTAAAGGTCTTCAAATAACTGAACCTCCCTTTGGAGTTTACTACACAAGTCCACAAGATGTTTCTCCAGAGGAAATGAAATTTGAAGTGGGTATACCCTTTGCAGGAGAGGCAGAAGCTGAGGGAAAGATCAGGGTAAAGAATGTTAAACCTCATAAAGTCATTTCAGTGATGCATAAGGGACCGTACAGTGAAGTGAGCAAGGTTTATGCTGCGGTGATGGAGTACGCAGTGAAGGAACAGTACGAACCTGCAGGTGCACCTGTGGAGATATACCTCAACAGTCCCCAGGAAGTGCCAGAGGAAGATCTTTTAACGGAGATTCAATTTCCTGTGATTAAAAGGTGA
- the pscS gene encoding O-phospho-L-seryl-tRNA:Cys-tRNA synthase, which produces MECQDYGLTRDTERENLNLNPLQRGGVLPLEARKAIYEFSDGYSVCDYCAGRLDEIAKPQIHGFLDNLAEFINTDHARTTHGAREGKFAVMHSLCKPGDTIVVDGNAHYTTHVAAERCGLKIVEVPNEGGPEYRITPEGYREVLDELSDRGEDVGLALLTHVDGNYGNLTDARSIGKIAHDSGVPLLLNCAYSMGRLPIDAKAMNADFVVGSGHKSMAASGPIGVLGVRDEWAELVLRKSGRHAVKELEMLGCTSRGAPVATLMASLPHVAERVKHWDEEVQKTRGFVAKMEKLEGVTQIGVKPTEHDLVRFETPVFDKIAEKHPRRGFFLYEELKKRNIVGIKRGQTKWFKCSVYGFSQEQVDYIGDSFAEIVEKQVL; this is translated from the coding sequence ATGGAATGTCAGGATTATGGACTCACAAGAGATACAGAGAGAGAAAATTTGAATTTGAATCCACTTCAGAGGGGTGGTGTTCTGCCTCTTGAGGCAAGAAAGGCTATTTATGAATTTTCAGACGGTTACAGTGTGTGCGACTACTGTGCAGGCCGTCTGGATGAAATAGCAAAGCCCCAGATACACGGATTTCTGGACAACCTTGCAGAGTTCATAAACACGGACCATGCCAGAACAACTCATGGGGCCCGTGAGGGAAAATTCGCAGTTATGCACTCCCTATGCAAACCAGGAGACACCATAGTGGTTGATGGGAACGCCCATTACACCACCCATGTGGCTGCAGAGCGATGCGGACTTAAAATAGTTGAAGTTCCAAATGAAGGAGGTCCAGAATATAGGATAACACCTGAAGGATACAGAGAAGTTCTCGATGAACTATCTGATCGTGGTGAGGATGTGGGCCTTGCTTTATTAACACATGTTGATGGTAACTACGGAAATTTGACAGACGCACGTTCCATTGGAAAAATAGCTCATGATTCAGGTGTTCCTCTGCTTCTAAACTGTGCATACAGTATGGGAAGGCTTCCAATTGATGCTAAGGCAATGAATGCAGATTTTGTTGTGGGAAGCGGACACAAGAGTATGGCTGCATCGGGACCAATTGGTGTGCTTGGAGTTAGGGATGAATGGGCAGAACTTGTACTTAGAAAGTCTGGAAGACATGCTGTGAAGGAACTGGAAATGCTGGGCTGTACCAGCCGTGGAGCGCCTGTAGCAACCTTAATGGCCTCACTTCCACACGTTGCTGAACGTGTGAAACATTGGGATGAGGAAGTTCAGAAGACAAGGGGATTCGTTGCGAAGATGGAAAAGCTTGAGGGCGTTACCCAAATAGGTGTTAAGCCAACGGAACACGACCTTGTACGTTTTGAAACACCAGTATTTGATAAAATAGCTGAAAAACATCCGCGCAGAGGCTTTTTCCTTTATGAAGAGCTTAAAAAACGTAACATCGTTGGTATTAAGCGGGGTCAGACGAAATGGTTCAAGTGCAGTGTTTATGGCTTCAGCCAGGAGCAGGTGGATTATATTGGAGATTCATTTGCTGAAATCGTTGAAAAACAAGTGCTCTAA
- a CDS encoding DASS family sodium-coupled anion symporter, with product MNFNKKVIGFILAIVAFIAVMLVPIHGLSYPGHAALALLVFAIIMWGTEPVDLPVTSIMILFLLPLLGIESFTNAAIGFANPIIFLMIGGFILAEAIRKSGLAKRFTYFLLSKLGTSPSMSIFAAVFSTGLLSAWIENVVAFAMLLPIIKEIIPLMGVKDAEKGNSNFAKAMVLGASYGSLAGGFGTEIGTAPNLMAAAYTHLPFANWMVFGFPLAIAMLFIIWKVLQWVFPPEVKGIVGGKETLLNTLSTLGSITRTEKITAAILFFTILLWVTTGITGLDSYSVALIGAALYFITGVVDWKDAQKNIDWGLIIFFGGALALGAALLNTGAANFLINNLIGLMGSDPSTMVIMILLMVIAVIFTQVMSNIALSAILIPIAVTLSSTQGLPVGTYAVPVAIACSLSFMFPMADPTVAMAYGTGYVKIKEILKAGIPMVIIGIILTIIILLTIAKPFLG from the coding sequence ATGAATTTTAACAAGAAAGTTATTGGTTTTATTTTAGCCATTGTAGCTTTTATAGCTGTTATGTTGGTTCCTATTCATGGATTAAGTTATCCAGGGCATGCCGCACTTGCTCTTTTGGTTTTTGCTATAATCATGTGGGGTACTGAGCCCGTTGATTTGCCAGTTACCTCTATTATGATACTGTTTTTATTACCTTTGCTGGGTATTGAGAGTTTTACCAATGCTGCAATAGGTTTTGCTAATCCAATTATCTTCCTGATGATTGGTGGATTTATTCTGGCTGAGGCCATACGTAAAAGTGGATTGGCTAAGCGTTTCACTTATTTTTTACTGTCAAAACTGGGTACAAGTCCCAGTATGAGTATTTTTGCAGCAGTATTCTCAACTGGACTTTTATCTGCATGGATTGAGAATGTTGTGGCATTTGCAATGCTACTGCCCATCATCAAGGAAATCATACCTCTCATGGGTGTGAAAGACGCTGAGAAGGGAAACAGTAACTTTGCAAAGGCCATGGTACTTGGTGCTTCGTACGGTTCACTTGCTGGTGGATTTGGAACTGAGATTGGTACTGCACCCAACCTTATGGCAGCTGCATACACACACCTACCCTTTGCAAACTGGATGGTCTTCGGATTCCCACTGGCAATAGCAATGCTATTCATCATCTGGAAAGTTTTACAGTGGGTGTTCCCACCGGAGGTTAAGGGAATAGTCGGTGGAAAGGAAACTCTCCTAAACACCCTCAGCACACTGGGATCCATCACTAGAACTGAGAAAATAACCGCTGCTATACTCTTCTTCACCATACTTCTGTGGGTTACGACTGGAATAACCGGACTTGACAGTTACTCTGTGGCACTCATTGGTGCTGCACTCTACTTCATAACTGGCGTTGTAGACTGGAAGGATGCTCAGAAGAACATAGACTGGGGACTCATCATCTTCTTCGGAGGTGCACTGGCACTTGGAGCTGCACTCCTAAACACGGGAGCAGCAAATTTCCTTATAAACAACCTCATAGGACTTATGGGAAGTGACCCCTCCACAATGGTAATAATGATACTATTAATGGTCATAGCTGTGATATTCACACAGGTCATGTCCAACATAGCACTCTCAGCTATCCTTATTCCAATAGCTGTTACCTTATCATCCACTCAGGGCCTTCCTGTTGGAACCTACGCAGTTCCTGTTGCAATTGCATGTTCACTGTCCTTCATGTTCCCAATGGCAGATCCAACGGTGGCAATGGCATATGGAACAGGTTACGTGAAAATAAAAGAGATCCTGAAGGCAGGAATACCAATGGTCATCATAGGAATCATACTAACCATAATAATCCTGCTGACCATAGCTAAACCATTCCTAGGATAA
- a CDS encoding universal stress protein → MFKKILLPTDGSEASEKAGQYAISTANSDGADIIILNVIDTNYLKSLSQMI, encoded by the coding sequence ATGTTTAAAAAAATATTGTTACCTACAGATGGTTCAGAAGCATCTGAAAAAGCAGGTCAATATGCTATTTCAACTGCAAATTCAGATGGTGCAGATATAATTATTCTAAATGTGATTGACACCAATTACTTGAAATCGTTATCACAAATGATTTAA
- a CDS encoding DUF5400 domain-containing protein → MEFSYQILILSILMSGMVTGFITFRMHGMRLAPHFIAIILAFIATLTGLVTGNIWVLYATVLLQFAAVITAFTQTWAVLKYNFQTAPSYAPHLALMALIPVLTIASVL, encoded by the coding sequence ATGGAATTTAGTTATCAAATATTAATACTTTCAATACTCATGAGTGGAATGGTCACAGGATTTATAACCTTCAGGATGCATGGCATGCGCCTTGCACCCCACTTTATAGCAATCATACTTGCATTCATAGCAACACTTACAGGACTGGTGACAGGGAACATCTGGGTTTTATATGCAACAGTTTTACTTCAGTTTGCTGCAGTTATAACTGCCTTCACCCAAACCTGGGCAGTTTTGAAGTACAACTTCCAGACAGCACCATCTTACGCACCACATCTGGCACTTATGGCCTTGATTCCAGTACTGACAATTGCATCAGTACTTTAA
- a CDS encoding GAF domain-containing protein, which translates to MQKGVLTYKFVGRSKLWSLSQETEVKVDLKGESAEKQISDAMVDMVTTASKLHRLVVEETKLKTLIDNPDTIVFTINEHMDVIMLNKTFKMFFGNKNLHEIVTSNDGMVLGESLSKLAPDETMTMELDLMEKPGIYKPYKLFMRQITNEDGDRIGTTLVGDEISQSKRSKRELETLLFIARAANSASSEKQLFNEVTDAINTIIPFKQCEIFLKDGKKLRSVYNTRSMPESVKGFVKRSMKNLETLSAVEGDYQFETLKSEFGDESLEMMISIPLIQEDTSMGAILLLTTSSSVSSVNLEDVEMAADEISGYLKMKVLGLEKEEFVNTLMALNQVSGIVNSHDAEDEMLENAVTSTVNSLGFDMGCIYLKDDNEELSLRVHRNLPEKMKNMCMAGMFKDLFSKTLEKQNLVYITPESEEYESLEPSIRASDIKTLLILPIKSENKIIGLLNMGSRKIKTYNEISLENLSSIGLQLGLALERSKLALKLKKGKSRS; encoded by the coding sequence ATGCAAAAGGGTGTTTTAACCTACAAATTTGTGGGCAGAAGTAAATTATGGTCTTTAAGCCAGGAAACTGAGGTCAAAGTGGATTTAAAGGGAGAATCTGCTGAAAAACAGATTTCTGATGCTATGGTGGACATGGTAACCACAGCATCGAAGCTTCACAGATTAGTGGTGGAGGAAACAAAGCTCAAAACGTTGATAGACAATCCTGATACTATCGTGTTCACTATAAATGAACATATGGATGTTATAATGCTTAATAAAACATTTAAAATGTTCTTTGGGAATAAAAACCTTCATGAGATTGTCACAAGCAATGATGGAATGGTTCTGGGGGAATCGCTATCCAAACTGGCCCCTGATGAAACCATGACCATGGAACTGGATCTCATGGAAAAACCAGGTATATACAAACCCTACAAACTATTCATGAGACAGATAACCAATGAAGATGGTGACAGGATAGGAACAACCTTGGTGGGTGATGAAATATCCCAATCCAAACGTAGTAAACGTGAACTGGAAACCTTACTCTTTATAGCCAGAGCTGCAAATTCAGCTTCAAGTGAAAAACAACTTTTTAATGAAGTAACAGATGCAATAAACACTATAATTCCCTTTAAACAATGTGAAATATTTTTAAAAGATGGTAAGAAGCTGAGATCGGTATACAATACAAGATCAATGCCGGAATCTGTAAAGGGATTTGTGAAACGAAGCATGAAAAACCTTGAAACCCTCTCTGCAGTTGAAGGTGATTACCAGTTTGAAACCCTAAAATCTGAATTTGGAGATGAATCCCTTGAAATGATGATTTCCATACCTCTGATTCAGGAAGACACTTCAATGGGCGCAATACTTCTTTTAACAACCTCCAGTTCTGTAAGCTCAGTCAATCTGGAGGATGTTGAAATGGCTGCAGATGAAATATCAGGTTATCTTAAAATGAAGGTCTTGGGTCTTGAGAAGGAAGAATTTGTAAACACACTCATGGCACTTAACCAAGTATCTGGAATAGTTAATTCTCATGATGCAGAGGATGAAATGCTTGAAAATGCTGTAACATCAACTGTTAATTCCCTTGGATTTGATATGGGTTGTATCTATCTCAAGGATGATAATGAAGAACTTTCACTAAGGGTTCACAGGAACCTGCCTGAGAAAATGAAGAACATGTGCATGGCAGGTATGTTCAAGGACCTATTCAGCAAAACCCTTGAAAAACAGAATCTGGTATACATAACCCCTGAATCTGAGGAATATGAATCACTTGAACCTTCAATAAGGGCAAGTGACATAAAAACGCTCCTAATCTTACCAATAAAAAGTGAAAACAAGATAATTGGACTTTTAAACATGGGAAGTCGAAAGATAAAAACTTACAACGAGATAAGTCTTGAAAATTTGAGTTCCATAGGGTTACAGCTTGGTTTAGCACTTGAAAGATCGAAGTTGGCCCTTAAATTAAAAAAGGGTAAATCTAGGTCATGA
- a CDS encoding PHP domain-containing protein, whose protein sequence is MKYDFHTHSKYSTDGRSEPESMVKSAIKKGLSGIAVTDHNTIKGGVEAKKYETTDFEVIVGSEIMTDRGEVIGLFLSEEIKSRSFSDVVNEIKDQNGFVVVPHPFDTIRGKSIFPKEEDARLIDNIEVFNSRCVFKGYNKKAKDFAGKSGVNIIAGSDAHFLREIGTGGVATESSDVYEAVLKGDFKVFGKRSPPINLGLSEILRFWKMMKE, encoded by the coding sequence ATGAAGTACGATTTTCACACACATTCCAAGTACTCTACAGATGGGCGTTCAGAACCTGAATCAATGGTTAAATCCGCCATTAAAAAGGGACTTTCAGGCATTGCAGTCACAGACCACAACACCATAAAAGGTGGAGTTGAAGCCAAAAAATATGAAACAACTGATTTTGAAGTGATAGTTGGATCAGAGATAATGACTGATCGTGGCGAAGTAATCGGACTATTTTTATCTGAAGAGATTAAATCCCGGAGCTTCAGTGATGTTGTAAATGAAATAAAGGATCAGAATGGTTTTGTTGTTGTTCCACATCCCTTCGATACCATCCGTGGAAAATCCATATTTCCAAAGGAGGAAGATGCTCGGCTCATTGACAACATAGAGGTATTCAACTCCAGATGTGTTTTTAAAGGTTACAACAAAAAAGCAAAGGATTTTGCAGGAAAAAGTGGTGTTAATATTATTGCTGGGAGTGATGCACATTTTTTAAGGGAAATAGGTACTGGAGGAGTTGCAACTGAATCTTCAGATGTATACGAAGCCGTGTTAAAAGGCGATTTCAAGGTTTTTGGTAAAAGATCCCCTCCAATAAACCTGGGATTATCCGAGATTTTGAGGTTTTGGAAGATGATGAAAGAATGA
- a CDS encoding DsrE family protein gives MQRVKIRGIKAPNSAILAENIIKNGADDGLILTLSPGSEKGLEDVATKYGLKMEVQKLEGEVVVRMTAKDVETLDVTGETCPGPIIIVGDKLDSMEVGERLKVKSSKAETIEDISVSIPGMGGKVVAAGEENSKRYILIEKVPKTESLTDKSSVSMKRDKVLVVQSNGIGNAEKAYATFIFSKAALSMGKEVTVFLLMDGVSIAKDGNAKTVKHPAFNRLDVLMREAVDAGAKVYVCELSAEFRGMKQEDLVDGAKLAGAATYITLLSDPTYAVVNF, from the coding sequence ATGCAAAGAGTCAAAATTCGGGGCATTAAAGCTCCAAATTCTGCAATACTTGCAGAGAACATTATAAAAAATGGTGCAGATGATGGGCTGATACTCACCCTAAGTCCAGGTTCAGAGAAGGGCCTGGAGGATGTTGCAACCAAGTACGGATTAAAAATGGAAGTTCAGAAACTTGAAGGAGAGGTAGTTGTTAGAATGACCGCTAAAGATGTTGAAACGTTGGATGTTACAGGGGAAACTTGTCCGGGACCCATAATAATTGTAGGAGATAAGCTAGATTCCATGGAAGTTGGTGAGCGCTTGAAGGTTAAAAGCAGCAAGGCCGAAACTATTGAGGATATTTCAGTTTCCATTCCAGGAATGGGTGGGAAGGTCGTTGCAGCTGGAGAAGAGAATAGTAAAAGATATATATTAATTGAGAAGGTTCCAAAAACTGAATCTTTGACTGATAAAAGTTCAGTATCAATGAAAAGGGATAAAGTACTTGTTGTGCAGAGCAACGGTATAGGTAACGCTGAGAAGGCCTATGCAACTTTTATATTCTCAAAAGCAGCCCTCAGCATGGGAAAAGAGGTTACAGTTTTCCTGCTCATGGACGGGGTGAGCATAGCCAAGGATGGAAATGCAAAAACAGTTAAACACCCTGCATTCAACAGGCTGGATGTTCTTATGAGGGAAGCTGTTGATGCTGGTGCGAAGGTATACGTTTGCGAGTTAAGCGCAGAGTTCAGGGGTATGAAACAGGAAGATCTTGTTGATGGTGCTAAACTTGCAGGGGCTGCAACCTACATAACCCTTCTAAGCGACCCAACCTATGCAGTTGTGAATTTCTGA
- a CDS encoding universal stress protein, which yields MDEELREAGKKSVEKFKKKIEDEQCAGNCKNIKMITMIKHGQPADVILKTASQEGVDKIVIGKSGKQGLERFLLGSTTERVVRGTKVPVTIVV from the coding sequence TTGGATGAAGAATTACGTGAAGCAGGAAAAAAATCTGTTGAAAAATTTAAAAAGAAAATTGAAGATGAACAGTGTGCTGGTAACTGTAAGAACATTAAAATGATAACTATGATCAAACATGGTCAACCTGCAGATGTTATCCTAAAAACAGCAAGTCAAGAAGGTGTAGATAAGATAGTAATTGGAAAATCTGGTAAACAAGGCTTGGAAAGATTCTTATTGGGCAGCACAACAGAGAGAGTGGTTAGAGGGACAAAGGTTCCAGTTACCATTGTAGTTTGA
- a CDS encoding ArnT family glycosyltransferase, translating to MKRFDSMKENNIDFFAAILITILVLLTRLPFISKYLYEWDSVNFALSFEHYSTALQQPQAPGYILYVGLGRLVNSVINDANSTMIIISIVFSILTILMVYFFAKQIFSPKIAIVGSLILIFSPIFWFYGEIATIYPVESFMAILVVYTSYNVLKGRKNFIYISALVLGIAGGFREDLILFMLPLWIYCVLSYTKNLKKLLGTASIFFASILVWAAPTVILAGGLKAYMSSSSSIKDSFSTTSILFGAPLKNQLIMDSMLLSWLILGLGIVIVVAVIFFLFKNWKPLLLKSSTFKKPKFIFFILWIVPALLFQILIHAPKPGYILIFLPALSMLSGYILVSISKGLSKKFDLTPNSVLTCILLISIVLNCFYFIYPYNFNAEETWETPVNQMTQVQQIKLGFDMLAVYNYPKIHINDENMDMHLKTIQEISDYEPNNTVIVIRDITREDQGFSWRKAMYYLPEYYTCYLLDQENSEFKSSKLSQNVSISYGQNHQPGGSVNQTIQIPLDNSKKHIVWIMSDKSEFFREVQSKIGVESIELPNGLKIYYSNIENKSLNIEIGGFIFKTEDK from the coding sequence ATGAAGAGATTTGATTCAATGAAGGAGAATAATATCGATTTTTTTGCCGCTATACTCATTACAATTTTAGTTCTTTTAACGAGGTTACCATTCATCAGTAAATATCTCTATGAATGGGATTCTGTAAATTTTGCCCTTTCATTTGAGCATTACAGCACAGCCCTCCAGCAACCCCAAGCTCCAGGATACATACTTTACGTTGGACTGGGAAGGCTGGTTAACAGCGTTATAAATGACGCTAACAGTACAATGATAATTATAAGCATCGTTTTCAGCATATTAACTATTTTAATGGTTTACTTCTTTGCGAAACAGATTTTTTCACCTAAAATTGCAATCGTAGGATCCCTCATCCTCATCTTCAGTCCCATATTCTGGTTTTATGGAGAGATTGCTACAATATACCCCGTAGAATCTTTTATGGCCATACTAGTAGTCTATACATCTTACAATGTATTGAAGGGTAGAAAAAATTTTATTTACATCTCAGCACTGGTCCTTGGTATTGCAGGTGGTTTCAGAGAAGACTTGATCCTTTTTATGTTACCCCTTTGGATTTACTGCGTATTATCCTACACCAAAAACCTCAAAAAACTTCTTGGAACAGCTTCAATATTCTTTGCATCGATACTAGTCTGGGCCGCACCCACAGTCATTTTAGCAGGAGGCCTGAAGGCTTATATGTCCTCTTCATCGTCTATTAAAGACTCTTTCAGTACAACTTCTATCCTATTTGGGGCTCCACTCAAAAATCAGCTTATAATGGATTCAATGCTTCTTTCATGGTTGATACTGGGACTTGGAATTGTAATTGTGGTTGCAGTGATCTTCTTCCTATTCAAAAACTGGAAACCCCTCCTCTTAAAAAGCTCCACCTTTAAAAAACCCAAATTCATATTCTTCATCCTCTGGATAGTGCCTGCTCTTTTATTCCAGATTCTAATACACGCTCCAAAGCCAGGGTACATATTGATCTTCTTACCCGCACTTTCAATGTTATCAGGATACATTTTGGTCTCAATTTCTAAGGGTTTATCTAAGAAGTTTGATCTAACTCCCAACTCAGTTTTAACCTGTATTTTACTTATATCAATAGTTTTAAACTGTTTTTATTTTATTTATCCATATAACTTCAATGCTGAAGAAACATGGGAAACTCCTGTAAATCAGATGACACAGGTTCAGCAGATCAAGTTGGGATTCGATATGCTGGCAGTTTACAACTACCCAAAGATCCATATAAACGATGAGAATATGGATATGCACCTCAAAACAATTCAGGAAATATCTGATTATGAGCCAAACAACACAGTAATTGTTATAAGAGATATTACACGTGAAGATCAGGGATTCAGCTGGAGAAAAGCCATGTACTATCTACCAGAATATTACACGTGTTATCTCTTGGATCAGGAAAATTCAGAATTTAAAAGTTCTAAACTGAGTCAAAATGTTTCTATATCCTATGGACAAAACCACCAACCTGGAGGATCTGTAAATCAGACCATTCAAATTCCATTGGATAATTCTAAAAAACACATCGTTTGGATAATGAGTGATAAATCAGAGTTTTTCAGGGAAGTTCAATCAAAGATAGGTGTTGAAAGCATTGAGCTACCTAATGGCCTCAAAATTTATTATTCAAACATCGAAAATAAAAGTCTGAACATTGAAATCGGTGGTTTCATATTCAAAACTGAAGATAAATGA
- a CDS encoding class I SAM-dependent methyltransferase has translation MKNENKTSHSAEIYDSQIRSTIPYYDFIHDETINLVKSMVDDPAIWFDTGCGTGTLVEKASKEFPNTRFILADPSQEMLDEARMKLSSNPRIEFLGNLTSQEIGKIPQKPYVITAIQSHHYLKVDDRKKAVKNCYNLLRQDGIYVTFENTRPSTKHGVELAKNYWRNFQLSHGKDPEAVEDHLNRFDVEYFPITVEEHRSLLENIGFRVVELLWFSYMQAGFYCIK, from the coding sequence ATGAAAAATGAAAACAAAACCTCCCACAGTGCAGAGATTTATGACAGCCAGATAAGAAGCACCATACCATACTACGATTTTATACATGATGAAACCATAAACCTGGTGAAGTCCATGGTAGATGATCCTGCAATCTGGTTTGACACTGGATGTGGAACTGGGACACTGGTTGAAAAGGCTTCAAAAGAATTTCCAAACACCAGATTCATACTTGCAGACCCATCACAGGAAATGCTTGATGAAGCAAGGATGAAACTATCTTCTAATCCCAGAATAGAATTTTTAGGAAATTTAACCAGTCAAGAGATTGGGAAGATTCCTCAAAAACCATATGTCATAACTGCAATTCAATCCCACCACTACCTCAAGGTGGATGATCGAAAAAAAGCAGTAAAGAATTGTTACAACCTTTTAAGACAGGATGGAATTTATGTAACCTTTGAAAACACCAGACCATCCACCAAACATGGTGTGGAACTTGCTAAGAATTACTGGAGGAACTTCCAGTTATCCCATGGTAAGGATCCAGAAGCTGTTGAAGATCACCTGAACAGATTCGATGTTGAGTACTTCCCAATAACAGTTGAAGAACACAGATCCCTCCTTGAAAATATTGGTTTCAGGGTTGTTGAACTTCTATGGTTTTCTTACATGCAGGCAGGTTTTTACTGTATTAAATAA
- a CDS encoding DUF169 domain-containing protein, with product MNYEEMVKELKEVLGLKGSPVAVKLVKNPDDIPQSCGKMPERRRHCEFVQDSRLKGSAVYATSAEHLCKGGAGVMGIGKLPKVVADGSTYHKLGNFKTAEGALETVEAIPKVEDENYASLYAPLESAKFDPDVVVLVLTPKQALRVSQAYLQLKGGRLSCDYSGIQSVCADAVVAVKERGVPNMTLGCNGSRKFAGIADEEVVMGVPPENLEDILDALKTFKEKWG from the coding sequence ATGAACTACGAAGAAATGGTAAAAGAATTGAAAGAAGTTTTAGGACTTAAAGGAAGTCCTGTTGCAGTTAAACTAGTTAAAAATCCAGATGATATACCACAATCTTGTGGTAAAATGCCTGAAAGAAGAAGGCACTGTGAATTTGTTCAGGATTCCAGACTCAAGGGAAGTGCAGTATATGCAACCAGTGCCGAGCATTTATGTAAAGGTGGTGCAGGTGTGATGGGAATTGGTAAACTCCCAAAAGTTGTTGCAGATGGCAGCACCTACCACAAGCTCGGTAACTTCAAAACAGCTGAAGGAGCCCTTGAAACTGTTGAGGCCATTCCAAAAGTGGAAGATGAAAACTACGCATCGCTCTACGCACCACTGGAATCTGCAAAATTCGATCCAGATGTTGTGGTCCTTGTACTAACACCAAAACAGGCACTTCGTGTTAGTCAGGCCTATCTCCAGCTTAAAGGTGGAAGATTATCCTGTGATTACTCAGGAATACAGTCAGTTTGTGCAGATGCAGTTGTTGCAGTTAAGGAGAGGGGTGTGCCCAACATGACCCTTGGATGTAATGGTTCACGTAAATTTGCTGGGATAGCTGATGAAGAGGTTGTGATGGGAGTACCACCAGAGAACCTTGAGGACATTCTGGATGCCCTCAAAACATTCAAAGAAAAATGGGGATAG